In a single window of the Deinococcus aetherius genome:
- a CDS encoding tetratricopeptide repeat protein: protein MAVRTGHPGSAQLTSVWDESVEVLLALGRSAEALRTLVHATEEARGSARFAELLALFGRLPPEAQAQPESLRLRLRLLGNLPGGAAHIEDEVRGRLQQAPSPTFLWAYLAWALTQREADEEGLQYAVRAVQDAEALTPFEGMLLERARGQALMRLGRKGWLDAYERALRWCRGRTRGITLMEFGSLLARAGEQARAVQVFSEARLALKGEELEGWALNSLGLMALQLGHLEDAERYFREMFRVGGKFRSRALSGQGAAYRALGEWKRAEDAYTQAATQARKAGDEDDLRQALRGLGHTLRLQGRMLAALEPLTEAARAVQADRDAGTSWVNVDLAAAHVSLPHLDAAQVEGLLGRSGVLGREDADRAQIVRAELARRTGDAARALDLMQGQEQHLLWVREESLAFPALFALLPLEAQPQPLPRPPVTRLEVRAAGFPEVRVNGRILHLPPLSLVALVALLEGEGQVSGDALLEALDDGQVREARQARQRASKVMNTLRQGLGWKGSIVTRGGFYELGPGTKWTYDVRELRRAGRPVEAFLSGVPLPWVTAQEQELRQADSNPLSLVGG from the coding sequence ATGGCGGTCAGAACGGGGCACCCGGGGAGCGCACAACTCACATCCGTCTGGGACGAATCGGTAGAGGTGCTGCTGGCCCTGGGCCGCTCCGCAGAGGCGCTGCGGACCCTCGTCCATGCCACCGAGGAGGCACGGGGCTCGGCCCGCTTTGCCGAACTGCTGGCCCTGTTTGGGCGGTTACCGCCGGAGGCGCAGGCGCAGCCGGAGAGCCTGCGCCTGCGCCTCCGGCTCCTGGGAAATTTGCCGGGGGGTGCGGCGCACATCGAGGACGAGGTGCGGGGGCGGTTGCAGCAGGCACCGTCCCCAACCTTTCTCTGGGCATATCTGGCCTGGGCACTGACGCAGCGCGAGGCCGACGAGGAGGGCCTCCAGTACGCGGTGCGGGCCGTGCAGGATGCGGAAGCACTCACCCCCTTTGAAGGGATGCTGTTGGAGCGGGCACGGGGGCAGGCCCTGATGCGGTTGGGGCGGAAGGGCTGGCTGGACGCCTATGAGCGGGCGCTGCGGTGGTGCCGAGGCCGCACGCGCGGCATCACTCTGATGGAGTTCGGCAGCCTGCTCGCCCGGGCTGGAGAGCAGGCGCGGGCCGTGCAAGTGTTCAGCGAGGCCCGCCTCGCCCTGAAGGGCGAGGAACTGGAGGGCTGGGCGCTCAACAGCCTCGGCCTGATGGCGCTTCAACTCGGGCACCTGGAGGACGCCGAGAGGTACTTCCGCGAGATGTTCCGGGTCGGCGGCAAGTTCCGCAGCCGGGCGCTCTCGGGGCAGGGAGCGGCTTACCGCGCACTGGGCGAGTGGAAGCGCGCCGAGGACGCCTACACGCAGGCGGCAACCCAGGCGAGAAAGGCGGGCGACGAGGATGATCTGCGCCAGGCCCTGCGCGGGCTGGGCCACACGCTGCGGTTGCAAGGGCGAATGCTCGCGGCCCTTGAACCCCTGACGGAAGCGGCCCGGGCGGTGCAGGCCGACCGTGACGCGGGAACGTCCTGGGTGAACGTGGACCTCGCAGCGGCCCACGTCTCGCTGCCCCATCTGGACGCCGCGCAGGTGGAGGGCCTGCTGGGGCGCTCCGGAGTGCTGGGGCGCGAGGACGCTGACCGGGCGCAGATCGTGCGGGCGGAACTGGCCCGGCGCACGGGCGACGCAGCCCGCGCACTGGACCTCATGCAGGGCCAGGAGCAGCACCTGCTCTGGGTGCGTGAGGAAAGCCTGGCGTTTCCCGCCCTCTTCGCCCTGCTCCCGCTGGAGGCCCAGCCCCAACCGCTGCCCAGGCCACCAGTCACGCGGCTGGAGGTGCGTGCGGCAGGCTTCCCCGAGGTGCGCGTCAATGGCCGTATCCTGCACCTTCCGCCGCTCTCGTTGGTGGCGCTCGTGGCCCTGTTGGAGGGTGAGGGACAGGTCAGCGGCGACGCCCTGCTCGAAGCGCTGGACGACGGCCAGGTGCGGGAGGCCCGGCAGGCCAGGCAACGCGCTTCCAAGGTAATGAACACCCTGCGGCAGGGCCTGGGCTGGAAAGGCAGCATCGTCACGCGCGGCGGCTTCTACGAACTCGGCCCGGGGACCAAGTGGACCTACGACGTGCGCGAGTTACGGCGGGCGGGCCGTCCCGTCGAGGCCTTTCTCAGTGGTGTGCCCCTGCCCTGGGTCACGGCCCAGGAGCAGGAATTGCGTCAGGCCGACTCAAATCCCCTCAGCCTTGTGGGCGGGTGA
- a CDS encoding helix-turn-helix transcriptional regulator, translated as MTKGELCAQFEVGVRTIERDLQTLGQMGHAALPHPGHEKRLYIPKRGGAFNAPEALAAYTAIRLAYHHSPSGNRHYRHAMEQISRVLPESIRYTLNASVVDNGAAQVQERELEKVAQAWVDSRVLRFDYQPPSKPVERGNELCVYFIEISRTNLAPYVIGLERRKRGQVRTFKLSRMQHLEVLREGFEPDPAFDPKEFLSDAWGVVGSAAPITVTVRFTPDAAYRLLEGGYPNASFRTEPDGSIYAEFRAGADKTGLPRELLPFLLGWGPRAEVLAPAHVREYWLGELREALRRYDR; from the coding sequence ATGACAAAGGGGGAACTGTGCGCCCAGTTTGAAGTCGGCGTGCGGACCATCGAGCGAGACCTTCAGACCCTGGGACAGATGGGGCACGCCGCACTGCCCCATCCCGGCCACGAGAAACGGCTGTACATCCCCAAACGCGGCGGGGCCTTCAACGCCCCCGAGGCCCTTGCCGCCTACACGGCCATTCGCCTCGCCTACCACCACTCGCCGTCGGGCAACCGGCACTACCGACACGCGATGGAGCAGATTTCACGGGTGCTGCCCGAGAGCATCCGCTACACCCTGAATGCCTCCGTTGTAGACAACGGCGCGGCGCAGGTGCAGGAGCGCGAATTGGAAAAGGTGGCGCAGGCGTGGGTGGACTCGCGGGTGCTGCGCTTCGACTACCAGCCCCCCTCAAAACCAGTCGAGCGCGGCAACGAGTTGTGTGTGTACTTCATCGAGATTAGCCGCACCAACCTCGCGCCCTACGTGATTGGGCTAGAACGCAGGAAGCGCGGGCAGGTCCGCACCTTCAAGTTGTCGCGGATGCAGCACCTGGAGGTGCTGCGCGAGGGCTTCGAGCCGGACCCGGCCTTTGACCCCAAAGAATTCCTCTCGGACGCCTGGGGCGTGGTGGGGAGCGCTGCGCCCATCACGGTCACGGTGCGCTTCACGCCGGATGCCGCCTACCGCCTGCTCGAGGGCGGATATCCGAATGCCAGCTTCCGCACCGAGCCGGACGGCAGTATTTACGCCGAATTCCGCGCCGGGGCTGACAAGACGGGCCTGCCGCGCGAACTGCTCCCCTTCCTGCTGGGCTGGGGGCCGCGCGCCGAGGTGCTGGCCCCCGCCCACGTGCGGGAATACTGGTTGGGAGAACTGCGGGAAGCGCTGCGGCGCTATGACCGCTGA